A genomic window from Flavobacterium phycosphaerae includes:
- a CDS encoding T9SS sorting signal type C domain-containing protein produces the protein MSGLSWGQAFTGTYDFASVTTGSGLTDPSTVPTATGVTFGSFVSNVGTNSSAAGRFSFTGWDTGATNGNDVTFSGAINTGKYYQVTITPAAGYTLDINTITFTSQRSGTGIRHYAVRSSVDTYGANLPASISPANAALSVVATNVFRIVQDSNTGANTGSTITLDASYDALSSATTFRFYGWDAEGSGGTFSIDNVVFTGVASSCPATVAGSITLFSSTCGSSTLTYGGADAAQCYWQTSSTGTTMGPGNIATSNYTTGTSGTYYVRNYNGTCWSSTYASSTITISNNPSLTSSPSNSSISETSNTSFSVTNTNSATYQWQVDYDGDGNFDATVVNGGVYTGATTATLTLTNVPLTMNGYKYKCIITALAPCAGFDISTVATLTVTPLYSSASDLLYVAGSSAVTISSTMNDAAPLTSSTGVQAMQFLLRDGGATTDSDTLPTTLTGFTIAQVSNTATDWSAAIKTIALFDGTTYVADGVVSASNIVFSGLNIVAADGGSKTLSLRMSLKCPLGSVVDGEYFGFSISNVTTTVLATGSHMTTFTAVKNAPATGGTLKIDVAATKLAFTTQPANTGVNTAMSNVVVKATDACGNVDKDFTGTVSLASSGTMTAVTPVAAVAGVVTFSNITHTATGTGLQLTATASGVTAGTSTTFEIGVVTVLQPGDIAILAFNTALASGDDEISFVAFVDITPGTRIDMTDNAYQKCGTPNGWGISEGWIRIERANTTLTKGTIVTVNVNNSGVASVVSPDPSNWVCSKPQPASQGTFNLNNTGEQIFFLSGGTVGGTNASTATSDGGTYSGNFLYGFNTKGNVWTPICGNSAAGGTQNSDKPTNFDCFLTWPTAQADLNKYTGPMTVATQRDWVSRISNSSNWTGYADNTAYNAGPNFYGASISISIGGYSNGVWIGDNNTNWFDCSNWQSRKVPDETVNVVVGTSAMQGVVIDATAASASSFNYLAKSKDLTVSNYNLKLEGSTSNILEVHGNVLINSTGAIDMDDSTSADDGIIKLYGDWNNSVSNAAFSEGNGTVQFVGTLPQTISSVAAEGTEVFYNVVLDNNFDTAVSNDLIASGDLTVKTGRTVSIDSNGFIKAYKKLDHSGTFTIEDNGQFIQVDDTDANVGTYNSTTFKVKRIANVNQNDYVYWSSPTNAFDQTNILSNGMRLIWNTTYANADTQGNWNWASTEIGYPAMTKGKGYAIAVPNTSPARPTAAAQQLTTFTGKPNNGSFTFPITKGTITADFTNAAGVPTTKYDDNWNLVGNPYPSAIDAEKFLQLNTAAIEGTVWIWKHGQAPTSTTNPFYQNFSYNYYTSDYCKYNKLGASDTDFAGKIASGQGFMVNMLESFVGSNTTITFNNSLRSDAASVTNPYAPYDNTDFYRTANNNTDNLGVVEEKSRIWMDIFNNTSNETDTTLLGYSTNSTLEKDHFYDAIFVPRGSVSFYSLINDETFIIQGRPLPFDKEDKVPMGVNITTAGNHTIAIKKTDGIFAEDTPIYLEDKLLNIIHDLKQAPYVFNSPKGTFNNRFVVRYTNESLGNDDFDAIDHNVVVSTRNGELTINSYIENLAEVTVYDILGRQLLEAKNIANNVFVTSNISASQQALLVKIKLANGTVVTRKIIL, from the coding sequence ATGAGTGGACTTTCATGGGGGCAGGCTTTTACAGGAACATATGATTTTGCATCAGTAACAACGGGTTCTGGACTTACTGATCCGTCAACGGTGCCTACTGCAACCGGAGTTACCTTTGGGTCTTTTGTTTCCAATGTTGGAACTAATTCTTCCGCTGCAGGACGATTTTCATTTACTGGTTGGGACACAGGTGCAACTAATGGAAACGATGTTACCTTTTCGGGAGCAATAAACACTGGAAAGTATTATCAAGTGACCATCACACCAGCAGCCGGTTATACTCTAGATATTAATACTATTACATTTACTTCGCAAAGATCTGGAACAGGAATAAGACATTATGCGGTTCGTTCTTCTGTAGATACTTATGGAGCCAATTTGCCAGCAAGTATTTCACCTGCAAATGCGGCATTGTCTGTGGTTGCAACCAATGTTTTTAGAATAGTGCAAGATTCCAATACAGGTGCAAATACAGGAAGTACAATAACTCTTGATGCAAGTTATGATGCTCTTTCGAGTGCAACTACCTTTCGTTTTTATGGTTGGGATGCTGAAGGTTCGGGAGGAACGTTTAGTATTGATAACGTAGTTTTTACCGGAGTTGCTAGTTCATGTCCGGCCACAGTAGCTGGTTCTATCACCTTGTTTTCATCAACTTGTGGTTCGTCTACGTTGACTTATGGAGGAGCAGATGCGGCTCAATGTTATTGGCAAACGAGTTCAACAGGAACCACAATGGGTCCGGGCAATATTGCTACGTCTAATTACACCACAGGCACTTCAGGAACATATTATGTGAGAAATTATAATGGAACTTGTTGGTCTTCAACTTATGCTTCATCAACCATTACCATAAGCAATAACCCGTCTCTTACGAGTAGTCCGTCTAATTCATCTATATCCGAAACCAGTAACACCAGTTTTAGTGTAACCAACACCAATTCGGCCACTTACCAATGGCAGGTGGATTATGATGGAGATGGTAATTTTGATGCTACAGTAGTTAATGGTGGCGTTTATACCGGGGCTACAACTGCTACTTTAACCTTGACCAATGTGCCGCTTACCATGAATGGGTATAAATACAAATGCATCATAACGGCTTTGGCGCCTTGTGCCGGGTTTGACATTTCAACTGTAGCCACCTTAACCGTAACGCCTTTATACAGCAGTGCTTCTGATTTGTTGTATGTAGCAGGTTCTTCGGCAGTTACTATTTCGAGTACTATGAATGATGCTGCTCCATTAACTTCAAGCACCGGTGTGCAGGCCATGCAGTTTTTATTGCGTGACGGAGGAGCTACTACTGATTCAGATACTTTACCAACGACTTTGACCGGTTTTACTATAGCACAAGTTTCTAATACCGCTACCGATTGGTCTGCCGCTATTAAAACCATCGCTTTATTTGACGGAACTACCTATGTGGCTGATGGCGTAGTGTCAGCTTCCAACATAGTATTTTCAGGATTAAATATTGTTGCTGCTGATGGCGGTAGCAAAACCTTATCGTTAAGAATGTCATTAAAATGTCCGTTAGGGTCAGTTGTAGACGGTGAATATTTTGGATTCTCAATAAGCAATGTTACCACTACTGTTTTAGCCACGGGTTCTCACATGACTACCTTCACGGCTGTTAAAAATGCACCGGCTACCGGAGGCACACTCAAAATAGATGTGGCGGCTACTAAATTAGCTTTCACTACACAACCTGCGAATACCGGAGTAAATACTGCTATGTCAAACGTAGTGGTTAAAGCTACTGATGCTTGTGGTAATGTAGATAAAGATTTTACGGGTACAGTTTCATTAGCCAGCTCAGGAACGATGACTGCAGTAACGCCGGTGGCCGCAGTGGCCGGGGTGGTTACTTTTTCTAATATTACTCATACGGCTACAGGTACCGGATTGCAACTGACGGCAACAGCTTCGGGGGTAACAGCCGGGACCAGTACTACTTTTGAAATAGGTGTGGTTACCGTTTTACAACCGGGAGATATAGCTATTTTAGCTTTTAACACAGCATTAGCCAGTGGAGATGATGAAATTAGTTTTGTAGCATTTGTTGATATTACACCGGGAACTCGCATTGATATGACGGATAATGCTTATCAGAAATGTGGTACTCCAAACGGATGGGGTATATCAGAAGGTTGGATACGCATTGAAAGAGCTAATACAACCTTAACCAAAGGTACTATTGTTACGGTTAACGTAAACAATTCGGGTGTAGCCTCTGTTGTTTCTCCTGACCCGTCTAATTGGGTATGCAGTAAACCACAACCCGCTTCACAAGGAACATTTAATCTAAACAATACAGGAGAACAAATATTTTTCTTGAGTGGTGGAACGGTTGGAGGTACAAATGCTTCGACTGCTACTTCGGACGGTGGAACTTATTCGGGCAATTTCTTATACGGATTTAATACCAAAGGAAATGTTTGGACACCTATTTGTGGCAATTCAGCTGCCGGAGGAACTCAAAACTCAGATAAGCCAACCAATTTTGATTGTTTTTTAACTTGGCCAACTGCTCAAGCAGATTTAAATAAATATACAGGTCCTATGACAGTGGCAACACAGCGCGACTGGGTTTCAAGAATTAGTAACTCCTCAAACTGGACAGGCTATGCCGACAATACTGCCTATAATGCAGGGCCAAATTTTTATGGTGCTTCAATATCAATTTCAATTGGTGGGTATTCAAATGGTGTTTGGATTGGTGATAATAATACCAATTGGTTTGACTGTTCCAATTGGCAATCACGCAAAGTACCGGATGAGACCGTTAACGTTGTTGTTGGTACGAGTGCTATGCAAGGAGTTGTGATAGATGCTACAGCAGCTAGTGCCAGTTCTTTCAATTATCTTGCCAAATCCAAAGACCTTACGGTTTCAAATTATAACCTTAAATTAGAAGGTAGCACCAGCAATATATTAGAAGTTCATGGTAATGTTCTTATCAATTCTACCGGTGCCATTGATATGGACGACAGCACTTCAGCCGATGACGGTATCATCAAACTATATGGTGACTGGAATAACAGTGTTAGCAATGCCGCCTTTTCGGAAGGAAACGGAACGGTACAATTTGTTGGGACACTACCACAAACTATCAGTAGTGTAGCTGCCGAGGGAACAGAGGTTTTCTATAACGTGGTTTTGGATAATAATTTTGATACAGCTGTATCCAATGATTTAATTGCTTCGGGCGATTTGACCGTAAAAACAGGACGAACAGTGAGTATTGATTCTAATGGGTTTATCAAAGCTTACAAAAAACTAGATCACAGCGGTACATTTACTATTGAAGATAATGGACAGTTTATTCAGGTGGATGATACCGATGCTAATGTGGGAACGTATAACAGTACTACTTTCAAAGTAAAACGAATTGCCAATGTTAATCAAAATGACTATGTGTATTGGTCATCGCCAACCAATGCTTTTGACCAAACCAACATCTTGTCTAACGGGATGCGTTTGATTTGGAATACAACATACGCTAATGCAGATACTCAAGGAAATTGGAATTGGGCTTCAACCGAAATAGGTTATCCGGCTATGACCAAAGGAAAAGGCTATGCGATTGCTGTGCCAAATACTTCACCGGCCAGACCAACGGCTGCTGCGCAACAACTGACTACTTTTACAGGTAAGCCTAATAATGGGTCGTTTACTTTCCCAATAACCAAAGGAACTATCACGGCCGATTTTACCAATGCCGCCGGAGTACCAACTACCAAGTATGATGATAACTGGAATTTAGTTGGAAATCCTTATCCGTCAGCTATTGATGCGGAGAAGTTTTTACAATTAAATACTGCAGCCATTGAAGGAACAGTATGGATTTGGAAACACGGTCAGGCCCCTACTTCGACTACTAATCCGTTCTATCAAAACTTCAGTTATAATTATTATACTTCTGATTATTGCAAGTACAATAAACTGGGAGCTTCAGATACTGATTTTGCCGGAAAAATTGCTTCCGGACAAGGCTTTATGGTTAATATGTTGGAAAGCTTTGTTGGCTCAAATACTACCATAACGTTCAATAACAGTTTACGAAGTGACGCTGCTTCGGTTACCAATCCTTATGCTCCTTACGACAATACGGATTTCTACAGAACAGCCAATAACAATACAGATAATCTAGGCGTTGTTGAAGAGAAAAGCAGAATTTGGATGGATATTTTTAACAACACTTCCAATGAAACCGATACTACGTTGTTAGGTTATTCTACTAATTCAACACTGGAAAAAGATCATTTTTATGATGCTATATTTGTGCCTCGCGGTTCAGTAAGTTTCTACTCGCTTATCAATGATGAAACCTTTATCATACAAGGGCGTCCGCTTCCGTTTGATAAAGAAGATAAGGTGCCAATGGGAGTCAATATTACTACAGCCGGAAATCATACTATTGCCATCAAAAAAACGGACGGTATTTTTGCTGAAGACACTCCTATTTATTTAGAAGATAAATTGCTGAATATCATTCATGATTTAAAACAAGCTCCTTATGTTTTCAATAGCCCGAAAGGAACTTTTAATAATCGTTTCGTAGTGCGTTATACCAATGAATCATTAGGTAACGATGATTTTGATGCTATCGATCACAATGTAGTAGTGTCAACCCGTAACGGTGAATTGACCATCAACTCTTATATAGAGAACTTGGCTGAGGTAACGGTTTACGATATTTTAGGCAGACAACTACTGGAAGCTAAAAACATTGCCAACAATGTGTTTGTTACTTCTAACATATCAGCAAGCCAACAAGCTTTATTGGTAAAAATCAAATTGGCTAACGGAACTGTAGTTACCCGAAAAATTATACTTTAA
- a CDS encoding regulatory protein RecX, protein MPEKLSLAEALKKLEQYCAYQERCHQEVALKIKQLGVQKPYDDVVIVSLIENNFLNEERFARSFARGKHRIKCWGKNRIVNELKQRQITAPNIKLALTEITEEEYIETFEKLAERAWDGILEKNQLKKRKKFCDYLLRKGWESDWVYEKVKALESAAGAM, encoded by the coding sequence ATGCCCGAAAAACTATCCTTAGCCGAAGCCCTCAAAAAGTTAGAACAATACTGTGCCTATCAGGAACGCTGTCATCAGGAAGTAGCCCTGAAAATAAAACAGTTAGGTGTTCAAAAACCCTACGATGATGTAGTAATCGTGTCCCTCATTGAAAACAATTTTCTTAACGAAGAGCGCTTTGCCCGCAGCTTTGCCCGAGGGAAACACCGCATCAAGTGTTGGGGTAAAAACCGAATCGTAAACGAATTAAAGCAACGGCAAATTACTGCTCCCAATATCAAGCTGGCCCTTACCGAAATCACCGAAGAAGAATACATAGAAACCTTTGAAAAATTAGCCGAAAGAGCTTGGGACGGTATTTTGGAAAAAAACCAACTCAAAAAGCGCAAGAAGTTTTGTGACTACCTACTGCGCAAAGGCTGGGAAAGTGATTGGGTATACGAAAAAGTCAAAGCTTTAGAATCGGCTGCAGGTGCTATGTAA
- a CDS encoding beta-ketoacyl synthase N-terminal-like domain-containing protein, producing the protein MKTKIAITSLASLSPLGHTPDEIWNEYLSPKTLIAAKAFDGKEQLVATLPERIRTEIQALRNEDSKYKALDETVLMAILTSRKAIADAGWQRGDDFGINIGSSRGATRLFEKHHLEFIETGKTATLSSPTTTLGNISSWVAHDLKSQGPEISHSITCSTALHAVLNAAAWLQSGMASKFLVGGSEAPLTPFTLAQMNALKIYAKENQAYPCRAFDLTKTKNSMVLGEGAAMACLELGEKQNALGYISGIGFATDELEHNISISEEAQCFQKSMQMALKDTPLETVDAIVMHAPGTVKGDTSEYKAIQKVFGQPLPMLTTNKWKIGHTFGASGILSMELALLMMQHNTFIGVPFGETQLPRKDIKKVLINAVGFGGNAVSVLLTK; encoded by the coding sequence TTGAAAACCAAAATTGCCATAACTTCTCTCGCTTCTCTTTCGCCATTGGGACATACTCCCGATGAAATTTGGAACGAATACCTTTCGCCCAAAACCTTGATAGCTGCTAAAGCATTTGATGGGAAAGAGCAATTGGTGGCAACCCTACCGGAGCGTATTAGAACTGAGATTCAAGCGTTGCGAAATGAAGACAGCAAATACAAAGCCTTAGACGAAACGGTCTTGATGGCTATCCTTACTTCGCGCAAAGCTATAGCTGATGCAGGTTGGCAACGGGGCGATGATTTCGGAATTAATATTGGCTCCTCGCGAGGCGCTACCCGGTTGTTTGAAAAGCATCACCTTGAATTTATTGAAACCGGAAAAACGGCCACCTTGTCTTCGCCCACTACTACTTTGGGCAATATATCTTCATGGGTGGCACACGATTTAAAGTCTCAAGGACCCGAAATATCCCATTCGATTACGTGTTCAACGGCGTTGCATGCTGTTTTGAATGCGGCGGCTTGGCTGCAATCGGGTATGGCGAGTAAGTTTTTGGTGGGTGGGAGTGAAGCCCCTTTGACACCTTTTACTTTGGCCCAAATGAATGCTTTAAAAATATACGCCAAAGAAAATCAGGCTTATCCTTGTCGCGCTTTTGATTTGACTAAAACCAAAAATTCAATGGTGCTGGGCGAAGGGGCAGCAATGGCTTGTTTAGAATTGGGCGAAAAGCAAAATGCCCTAGGCTACATCAGCGGAATTGGTTTTGCTACGGATGAATTAGAGCACAATATTTCTATTTCGGAAGAAGCACAATGTTTTCAAAAATCAATGCAGATGGCCTTGAAAGATACACCGTTAGAAACGGTTGATGCCATTGTGATGCACGCACCGGGAACGGTAAAAGGCGATACTTCGGAATATAAAGCCATACAAAAAGTCTTTGGTCAACCACTTCCTATGCTTACCACCAACAAATGGAAAATCGGACACACTTTCGGCGCTTCCGGAATCCTTAGTATGGAGTTGGCGCTTTTGATGATGCAGCACAATACCTTTATTGGCGTGCCTTTTGGCGAAACTCAATTGCCAAGAAAAGACATCAAAAAAGTCCTGATTAATGCCGTAGGGTTTGGGGGCAATGCAGTGAGTGTTTTACTGACTAAATAG
- the bioA gene encoding adenosylmethionine--8-amino-7-oxononanoate transaminase, producing the protein MNLSERDQQYNWHPYTQHKTIGLLPAIVKGEGALLWDETGKEYIDAIASWWVNPYGHSNKVIAEAIYAQLTTLEHVLFGGFTHDKAVQLSEKLMTILPNNQKKLFYSDNGSTAVEIALKGALQYFYNKGEKRTKVIAFEDAFHGDTFGAMAASGISFFTEAFKGSLLEVVRIPVPTVGNEARSLQVLQDLIATQDFAAFIFEPLVQGAAGMVMYDAKVLDEMISLCQKHQVFTIADEVMTGFGKTGKTFATDYLVTKPDMMCLSKALTGGTIPMAITTFTQELFDGFYNDDVNKALFHGHTFTANPTGCAAALASIALLETAEMQNNIARIHNQHLAFATKIKTHPKVKTTRVLGVIFALEIKTETNESYYGSMRNKLYNFFIEQGVILRPVGNIVYILPPYVMTDKQLEKVYAIVEKAIDMV; encoded by the coding sequence ATGAATCTATCTGAAAGAGACCAACAATACAACTGGCATCCCTATACACAACACAAAACTATCGGACTGCTTCCGGCCATTGTGAAAGGCGAAGGGGCTTTGCTTTGGGATGAAACCGGTAAAGAATATATTGATGCCATTGCCTCGTGGTGGGTCAACCCCTACGGGCATTCCAACAAAGTGATTGCCGAGGCGATTTATGCTCAGTTAACGACTTTAGAGCACGTGCTTTTTGGCGGCTTTACCCACGATAAAGCGGTGCAGTTGTCAGAAAAGCTGATGACTATTTTGCCCAACAACCAAAAGAAATTATTTTACTCCGATAACGGTTCGACTGCGGTTGAAATTGCACTGAAAGGCGCCTTACAATATTTTTACAACAAAGGGGAAAAACGCACCAAGGTTATCGCTTTTGAAGACGCTTTTCACGGTGATACTTTTGGAGCTATGGCTGCCAGTGGCATATCTTTTTTTACCGAAGCTTTCAAAGGGTCATTGTTAGAAGTTGTGCGTATTCCGGTGCCTACTGTGGGGAATGAAGCCCGTAGTTTGCAGGTTTTACAGGATTTGATTGCTACTCAAGACTTTGCGGCTTTTATTTTTGAGCCTTTGGTACAAGGTGCTGCGGGGATGGTGATGTATGACGCTAAGGTGTTAGACGAAATGATTTCGCTTTGCCAAAAACATCAGGTGTTTACCATAGCCGATGAAGTGATGACAGGCTTCGGGAAAACAGGAAAGACGTTTGCTACCGATTATTTAGTTACTAAACCGGATATGATGTGCTTGTCAAAAGCGCTGACCGGCGGTACCATTCCGATGGCGATTACCACTTTTACTCAGGAACTTTTTGACGGATTTTATAATGATGATGTCAACAAAGCCTTGTTTCACGGTCATACTTTTACAGCCAATCCAACGGGTTGTGCGGCAGCTTTGGCCAGTATAGCACTTTTGGAAACGGCTGAAATGCAAAACAATATCGCTCGAATACACAACCAACATTTGGCCTTTGCAACCAAAATTAAAACGCATCCTAAAGTAAAAACTACTCGCGTTTTGGGCGTTATTTTTGCCTTAGAAATTAAGACCGAAACCAATGAAAGTTACTATGGCTCGATGCGAAATAAACTCTACAACTTCTTTATTGAGCAAGGCGTAATCCTGCGTCCGGTTGGGAATATTGTTTATATTTTGCCGCCTTATGTAATGACCGATAAGCAATTAGAAAAAGTCTATGCGATTGTCGAAAAAGCCATTGATATGGTTTAA
- the bioD gene encoding dethiobiotin synthase, whose amino-acid sequence MKLFITGIGTDVGKTVASAIVTQALEADYWKPIQAGDLDHSDSHKVKKYIANTKSVFHPNAYALNTPASPHLAAEIDGISIDLKKIAEPKTDNHLVIEGAGGVLVPLNDNDCVIDLIQKDYKVVVVSRHYLGSINHTLLAIEALQNRKIKVAGIIFSGDENQATETIILNKTGINCIGRIDNEPYFDANVIAYYADKFRDNLLKL is encoded by the coding sequence ATGAAACTATTCATCACAGGCATAGGCACCGATGTTGGCAAAACAGTCGCCTCAGCCATTGTTACCCAAGCCTTAGAAGCCGATTACTGGAAACCCATACAAGCCGGCGATTTGGACCATTCCGACAGCCATAAAGTTAAAAAGTATATAGCTAATACGAAGTCGGTTTTTCACCCCAACGCCTATGCTTTGAATACTCCCGCAAGTCCTCATTTGGCAGCGGAGATAGACGGTATTAGTATTGATTTAAAAAAAATAGCCGAACCCAAGACCGACAATCATTTAGTCATTGAAGGAGCCGGTGGCGTATTGGTGCCGCTCAATGATAACGATTGTGTTATCGATTTAATCCAAAAAGACTATAAGGTTGTTGTGGTTTCCCGACATTATTTAGGCAGTATCAACCATACGTTGCTGGCTATTGAAGCCCTGCAAAACCGAAAAATAAAAGTAGCCGGCATCATTTTTTCGGGTGACGAAAACCAAGCTACCGAAACCATTATACTTAACAAAACCGGTATCAACTGCATTGGCCGAATTGATAACGAACCTTATTTTGACGCCAATGTGATTGCCTATTACGCTGATAAATTCAGAGACAATCTCTTAAAATTATAA
- a CDS encoding GxxExxY protein, with the protein MTNFLHKKLSDSILKSYYEVYNNLGYGFLEKVYQNAMYLELKNQGYEVEAQKQIKVCYKEIVVGEYYADLLIENSIILELKACECLMDAHKAQLINYLKATDIEVGLLLNFGETPEFKRFIYTNDRKKLK; encoded by the coding sequence ATGACAAATTTTTTACATAAAAAACTAAGTGATTCAATATTGAAAAGTTATTATGAGGTGTATAATAATTTAGGGTATGGTTTTCTTGAAAAAGTGTATCAAAATGCGATGTATTTGGAGTTGAAGAATCAAGGATATGAGGTTGAAGCGCAAAAGCAAATCAAGGTTTGTTATAAAGAAATAGTGGTTGGGGAATATTATGCAGATTTACTAATAGAGAACAGCATAATTTTAGAACTCAAAGCTTGTGAATGTTTAATGGATGCGCACAAAGCACAACTCATCAATTACTTGAAAGCAACAGATATAGAAGTTGGATTGTTATTAAATTTTGGCGAAACACCTGAATTCAAAAGATTTATTTACACCAATGACCGCAAAAAATTAAAATAA
- a CDS encoding DUF2975 domain-containing protein yields the protein MRKLQILKTIVDYVWVLSLICYPLAILFAGMIVIDKDTFDVPVTLIGDTVDLTQPMGKAVLVIDLINFGVLLVALYYFRKLLTDFSKRLIFEEQTILLLSKIGTYIIGGSALYLLADLLTKKMHNKVGIEIGFGPFLYLLALGLFFKVLSEVFTIAKNMKEENELTI from the coding sequence ATGAGAAAATTACAAATTTTAAAAACTATTGTTGACTATGTTTGGGTGCTATCTCTTATCTGTTATCCCTTAGCCATACTGTTTGCCGGCATGATCGTAATTGACAAAGACACGTTTGATGTACCGGTAACTTTGATTGGCGATACAGTTGACCTTACCCAGCCGATGGGCAAAGCCGTATTGGTAATTGACCTGATTAACTTTGGAGTATTGCTGGTAGCTTTGTATTATTTCCGAAAGCTATTGACCGACTTCTCGAAGCGATTAATTTTTGAGGAGCAAACCATACTGTTGTTGAGTAAAATAGGCACCTATATCATTGGTGGTTCTGCACTTTATTTGTTGGCCGACTTACTGACCAAAAAAATGCATAACAAAGTAGGAATTGAAATTGGTTTTGGTCCATTTTTATACTTATTGGCTTTGGGATTGTTTTTCAAAGTACTCTCGGAAGTATTTACCATTGCTAAAAACATGAAAGAAGAAAACGAATTAACGATATAA
- a CDS encoding helix-turn-helix domain-containing protein, translated as MPIILNLDVMLAKRKMRSNELAERIGITTANLSILKTGKAKAVRFSTLEAICEILECQPGDILEYVNETK; from the coding sequence ATGCCTATCATTTTAAATTTGGATGTGATGTTGGCCAAGCGCAAAATGCGGTCTAATGAGCTGGCGGAAAGGATTGGCATTACCACAGCAAATCTTTCTATCCTGAAAACCGGAAAGGCTAAAGCGGTGCGCTTCTCAACTCTGGAGGCCATTTGCGAGATACTGGAATGTCAGCCCGGAGATATTTTAGAATATGTAAACGAAACTAAATAA
- a CDS encoding GldL-related protein — MKKELTIMVLGMVLVIIGALLKIYHSEFANYVLIVGLAAEAYALGSLVIKALKKVK, encoded by the coding sequence ATGAAAAAAGAACTCACCATTATGGTACTTGGAATGGTACTGGTTATTATTGGAGCCCTATTGAAAATTTATCATTCTGAATTTGCTAACTATGTCTTGATTGTTGGTCTTGCGGCAGAAGCTTATGCGTTGGGCTCGTTAGTCATAAAAGCACTTAAAAAAGTGAAATAA
- a CDS encoding F0F1 ATP synthase subunit epsilon: MILEIVSPEATLFKGEVTSVSLPGVDGSFQILNNHAPIVSILKQGTVKIAANSFKFDKEVAEKFTKINDQNYTLDIQSGTIEMKDNRVIVLAD, translated from the coding sequence ATGATTTTAGAAATAGTATCACCGGAAGCTACATTATTCAAAGGCGAAGTTACTTCGGTTTCTTTACCGGGTGTAGACGGTTCGTTCCAAATTTTGAACAACCACGCACCTATAGTTTCTATCTTAAAACAAGGTACCGTGAAAATAGCGGCCAACAGTTTTAAATTTGATAAAGAAGTGGCAGAGAAGTTTACCAAAATAAACGACCAAAACTACACTTTGGACATCCAATCAGGAACTATTGAAATGAAAGACAATAGAGTAATTGTGTTAGCCGACTAA